In the Candidatus Rhodoblastus alkanivorans genome, one interval contains:
- a CDS encoding S41 family peptidase: MGSQDDNDGLGQEVLDVLDRHFVDRDLLESWKTKGRAKDLLLACKSRRDTNADELLKQIGLSHTRRLTPHEIDYYHLLHTYASAALSAKLRSLFPNGVVRYPGIELTTLKKGSQTFVLSLAQGGLAQRAGLLPGDELISVNGLPYQPVESFRPHVGKPVSVGYRREAGGPVVSASITPTISLVRELLIGASRRSASVISWRAQSIGYFRPWSLAGDRYWRLLVKILTRNFEGCDALVLDLRGGIGGASPEYAEFFVGRSPELTILGSHERRETINRHWRKPVVLITDETTRSGNEVLAFALQRAGVATVGARTAGEVTMGRPFLLSDGSLMIVAVASVTVDGVTLEGTGVEPDFPVPHDIAYAAGIDPPLDAALDEAVRCSSKRVPT; this comes from the coding sequence GTGGGAAGTCAGGACGACAACGACGGACTCGGTCAAGAAGTCCTCGACGTGCTCGACCGACATTTTGTCGATCGCGACCTGCTGGAGAGCTGGAAAACAAAAGGGCGGGCGAAGGATTTATTACTGGCTTGCAAGTCGCGCCGTGACACGAACGCTGATGAGCTTCTCAAGCAGATCGGCCTTTCCCATACGCGCCGTTTGACGCCGCATGAGATCGATTATTATCACCTTCTCCACACTTACGCGTCCGCTGCTCTCTCTGCGAAGCTTAGATCGCTCTTCCCGAACGGCGTCGTGCGCTACCCCGGGATCGAACTCACGACGCTGAAGAAAGGAAGTCAGACATTCGTTCTGTCGCTGGCCCAGGGCGGGCTTGCGCAGCGCGCCGGACTTCTGCCAGGCGATGAGCTGATATCGGTCAATGGTCTGCCCTACCAGCCGGTGGAGTCCTTTCGCCCTCATGTCGGCAAGCCGGTCTCGGTTGGCTATCGGCGGGAGGCAGGCGGTCCGGTGGTGAGCGCGTCGATAACGCCAACTATATCCCTGGTGAGGGAGCTACTCATCGGGGCATCACGTCGCAGCGCAAGCGTAATCTCCTGGCGAGCGCAATCCATCGGCTACTTTAGGCCCTGGAGCCTGGCCGGAGATCGATATTGGCGGCTACTGGTAAAAATCCTCACAAGAAATTTCGAGGGTTGCGATGCCCTTGTGCTAGACCTTCGAGGCGGCATTGGCGGGGCCTCGCCCGAATACGCGGAGTTCTTCGTTGGCCGTTCCCCAGAATTGACCATTTTGGGCTCGCATGAGCGCCGCGAGACGATCAACCGGCATTGGCGAAAGCCTGTCGTCCTCATCACTGACGAGACTACGCGCAGCGGCAACGAAGTCCTCGCGTTTGCCCTCCAGCGCGCGGGCGTCGCAACCGTGGGGGCGCGAACGGCTGGCGAGGTGACAATGGGCAGGCCGTTCCTATTGAGCGACGGCTCGCTCATGATCGTCGCTGTTGCGTCCGTCACAGTGGATGGGGTCACGCTCGAAGGCACCGGCGTGGAGCCGGACTTTCCTGTTCCACACGATATTGCTTATGCAGCTGGGATCGATCCTCCGCTTGATGCGGCGCTTGACGAAGCAGTCAGATGTTCGTCGAAACGCGTGCCGACGTAA